The genomic region AAGAGGATTAGCATGCATTGTCACTCTACTGAGTCTGATCTCAGCAATAGGTCGATCCCCTGGTCCTACTTGAGTCTGCACAAAATCAGCAACGGTAAGCAGGTAAGATTTGCCTCAATAACAAAGCACATGTTCATGAGTTTGCATGTTAAACAAAAGATACCACAGCTAAAATTTTCGTCAAGTTTCGAGACAACTGTTATGTAAATTGTTTAACAATACAGCTACATTATGCTCAAGTGTTGGACAAAATACCAGCTACTTTCAGGATTGAAtcccgtaaaaaaaaaaaaaaaaatcaccaaGTCCTATAAGTCAATAAGCACAAGGATGAATTGGCACATTATCACTTCAAGTTTCAGGCTTCAGCAGAATATTTTATAAGCGAATCAAATCAATATAAAGGATCACACGTTCATACATTCTCAAAATGGTGAGACTAATAACAGAGGAAGAACTTTGCACTGATATTAACTTGGAAAAACAAATTAATCACGCGAGCACGCAAATGTAGTACCTTTTCCATCACATCGAGCACTTCAAAGCCATGGATCACTTTGCCAAAGATAGTGTACAATCCATTTAGATGTGGCTGTTTTGCATAGGTAATGAAAAACTGACTTCCATTTGTATTTGGCCCGCTATTAGCCATTGCCAAAATTCCCCTAGCATTGTGCTGAGACGGGGAAAAAAGGTTGGCATAAATATTAAAGGCTTTAAAAATAGAGCCAACATAAATGCACGATAATCTCATATACCAATCATAAACAAACAATTTATATAAACAAACCCAGCCTCCTGTAAATTTAGAACTTTTAACATGTATGAGCACTCCTTATCAACTTAATCACGGTTACTAATCCAATTGTAAATGTGGAAAATTTGTGAAAATAGCAATATCCCAGCTCATGCTTTTTTCAGGAAGATAGCTTGATTATTTTTAAGCAAAGAGAAATCTATTCATCCTAGAAAAAGCTAAGATATACACCTTGAGGGACTCTCTTATCTCGTCGTTGAACTTTTTGCCCCAGATACTCATTCCTCCTTTGCCTGTACCAGAAGGGTCTCCACCCTGAATCATAAAACCTTTGATGTTCCTATGAAATATGGTCCCGTCGTAATACCCACTGGCACATAGAGCCAGAAAATTCTGCATTCAAAAGAATTCGTTTAAAATCACACCACACAAGAATAAAGACTGAATAATTGGAGGAAAAACAGTCGGTTACAGGGCTATGAAAAGTGCACATAGAATTAATGAATTACAACTAGACCCATTTGTTTCTTCGTGGATTGGCTGCACACACCACATGAGCTACCTCTCCCAATACGCAAAATCAAGGCCTCCGAAATGTTCAATACGTAATTAAATTAAACTCGAAAAGCAAATCCAACCCAGTATTTCCCAAGCTATGAGTTTTGGATGGTAAAGTTGAAATTGAAAAGGAAAGCTACAAATTACTGACCTCTGCTGTCCTGGGAACCTCATCGCAAAAGATTTCGCACTTGATGTCACCAAGATTTGTGTGTAAAGTGACTGACTGGAAAAAACGAAGAGAAGAAGTGAAATTGTTTTTGAGAAATGGAGACAGACAAGGTGTTCGATGAAAGAAAATAAggcgtgagagagagagagagagcttaccATAATTTGTTTCTTCGTGCGTTTGCTCTCGAAAAGTGTTTTCAGACTGGAGAAATTATATTAACGACAAATTCTTATTTATAAAAAAGAAAAAATGACGTCAAATTTGTCAATGCACGAAAAGGCTTTTTATAGAAAGACTCGGGCCAACTCAAGCCGAAGTTATATGGGCTGGCTAGTAAGTGAGTGACATATTGGGCCTATTCAGTTTTTTATGGGCTTGCTCTCTCTATTGAAACTTTCGACAACTTCATTCCTACTGCGTGCCATTCGTATGTTTGGGGGATTATGGATGTTTAacttcaattttattttattttacttttttttttaaaggccaactccaatctatctatatatctatcaCTCCATATCCATCCATATTTTAATCATAAGAGCGAGACATTTTCAATTTTCAATTTATTTTAATTTGTTCTAATTATAAAATTTATTGTCAAATTAAAAGTCAAATCAAAATTCGACACATGACGATTTATTGATGAATAGTAATTTGAGACGTGTATTTTACAATTCGAGTTTAAATAAGTTTCAAGTTATAATTTTAAGTCAATGATATTTTTTTATTCCTATTTTAATTAGaaaatcaaaacacaataaaaacataatgattcctaataaaattctaccaatCACTTTTTctcaatataataattttattcctaatcaatttcctatctattatttaaaaaattattcctaataaaattataatacactatatatattttaattttcttattaaaccatttttcgtaattaaaattcattatattatttttttccTATTCCTAACTAAAACGGGCGCATCTTCTTTTCTCCTATTCAAACGGGCATATtaacaaattataatatatattatttttttaatttttttattaaactattattcctaataaaatcagctatatttttttttatctatttttaATTAAAATGGATGTatcttatttttaaaaaaaataataattatcccTAATTAAAATTCATTGTATTTTTGTTCCTAATTAAAACGGATATATCTTCTATTCCTATTCaaatgggcataaaattaaaaaaaattattcctaatcaaagtataatata from Rutidosis leptorrhynchoides isolate AG116_Rl617_1_P2 unplaced genomic scaffold, CSIRO_AGI_Rlap_v1 contig482, whole genome shotgun sequence harbors:
- the LOC139883961 gene encoding peptidyl-prolyl cis-trans isomerase CYP18-1-like, producing the protein MDLKTLFESKRTKKQIMSVTLHTNLGDIKCEIFCDEVPRTAENFLALCASGYYDGTIFHRNIKGFMIQGGDPSGTGKGGMSIWGKKFNDEIRESLKHNARGILAMANSGPNTNGSQFFITYAKQPHLNGLYTIFGKVIHGFEVLDVMEKTQVGPGDRPIAEIRLSRVTMHANPLAG